In Desulfomonile tiedjei DSM 6799, a genomic segment contains:
- a CDS encoding (2,3-dihydroxybenzoyl)adenylate synthase, producing the protein MTLEGFTPYKPEAAQLYEKKRWWLGLTMGDVFDKASDLYPNKEALVGSGKRYTYGQLRRIVDRLAYRFHKEGLNKGDTVLLQLPNWSEFYLAYFAAQKAGLVVVLLTVNHNAREISHLANLTRPKGWILPAVYRKTDFLKEVRQVQQTNPDLKKVILVGDNVPEDCLSFEELLKTEGDEDEIRKILEASRPDPGDVLQILPSGGTTGLPKGAPRTHNDYLCNVEYKSLAWDLNVNDICGVVSTVGHNLALLVCVTAPVLHGAKVVMIDSTYGEDFCKAVEEEKITATCAVPTIVSRLVNTPNIEKYDLSSLEKMYVGAAHSAPELVKSIESKLGCRYVNAFGMVEGPCCQSRPDDPEEVTLNTIGRPICPYDDFRTLDVDGKPTPRGVEGELAAKGPGIFTGYFKNPQANETAFTPDGYFRTGDLAVIDHNGNVKITGRIKDVIIRGGENIAAQEVEELISSHPLVVHASAIGIPHVDLGEEVCAFVTVVEGAQIGAQDILTHLEAVGASKLLRPARIEFVDHMPLTAAGKIDKKAQRNEMQEKLKAEQGMS; encoded by the coding sequence ATGACGTTAGAGGGGTTTACACCGTACAAACCTGAAGCAGCCCAACTTTATGAAAAGAAGCGTTGGTGGCTGGGGCTGACCATGGGAGACGTGTTTGACAAAGCCTCTGATTTGTATCCCAACAAGGAAGCGCTGGTCGGTTCAGGGAAACGCTACACTTATGGCCAACTACGGCGGATCGTGGATCGCTTGGCTTACAGGTTCCACAAGGAGGGACTGAATAAAGGCGATACGGTTTTACTGCAACTTCCTAACTGGTCGGAATTCTATCTGGCGTACTTTGCGGCACAAAAAGCCGGGCTCGTAGTGGTCTTGCTCACTGTTAACCACAATGCAAGAGAGATCTCTCACCTTGCCAATCTGACACGGCCGAAAGGCTGGATTCTGCCCGCAGTCTATCGAAAGACAGACTTTCTCAAAGAAGTGAGGCAGGTCCAACAAACCAATCCTGATTTGAAAAAAGTGATTCTCGTGGGCGATAACGTACCGGAAGACTGTCTGTCTTTTGAAGAACTCCTGAAGACCGAAGGAGATGAGGACGAGATCCGGAAAATATTGGAAGCTTCTCGACCGGATCCTGGAGACGTCTTACAGATATTGCCGTCGGGAGGAACCACGGGACTCCCCAAAGGTGCACCAAGGACTCATAACGATTATTTATGTAACGTGGAATATAAATCTCTGGCATGGGACTTAAACGTGAATGACATTTGCGGTGTGGTCAGTACTGTGGGCCATAATCTTGCGCTCTTGGTTTGTGTTACCGCTCCTGTTCTTCACGGTGCCAAAGTAGTGATGATCGATTCCACTTACGGGGAAGACTTCTGCAAAGCTGTTGAGGAAGAAAAAATCACTGCTACTTGTGCAGTTCCTACCATTGTCAGCCGATTGGTCAATACCCCAAATATAGAAAAATACGATCTGAGCTCGCTCGAGAAGATGTATGTGGGCGCTGCACACAGTGCTCCAGAACTGGTAAAAAGCATCGAATCGAAACTCGGCTGCCGGTACGTCAATGCATTCGGCATGGTGGAAGGTCCCTGCTGTCAATCACGCCCTGACGATCCTGAGGAGGTAACCCTCAACACAATAGGGCGGCCTATATGTCCATACGACGATTTTCGGACTTTAGACGTTGACGGGAAACCGACGCCGCGCGGTGTTGAAGGGGAATTGGCAGCAAAAGGACCGGGAATCTTTACAGGATATTTCAAGAATCCCCAGGCGAACGAAACCGCTTTCACTCCGGACGGCTATTTCCGTACTGGAGACCTCGCTGTAATAGACCACAACGGCAATGTAAAAATAACCGGCAGAATAAAAGATGTCATTATAAGAGGCGGCGAAAATATCGCTGCGCAGGAAGTCGAGGAACTCATCTCTTCCCATCCTCTGGTAGTCCACGCGTCTGCCATCGGTATACCGCATGTGGACCTTGGAGAAGAGGTGTGCGCATTCGTAACAGTCGTAGAAGGAGCCCAAATAGGGGCACAAGATATACTTACCCATCTCGAGGCGGTAGGGGCTTCTAAGCTATTGCGCCCGGCACGAATTGAATTCGTGGATCACATGCCCCTGACAGCCGCGGGGAAGATCGATAAAAAAGCACAAAGAAACGAAATGCAGGAAAAATTGAAAGCCGAACAAGGAATGAGTTAG
- a CDS encoding SDR family NAD(P)-dependent oxidoreductase: MSLGGKNAIITGGAKGIGKAIGMRLASDGANIGILDLDRDLAEETAKEIRQKGVEAMPIKCDVTDYAQVKQSVESFVARFQTIDILINNAGMDRSAFFIDTDQTLWDKMISVNYRSFLNATHVCIPYMIEKQTGNIVSLGSDAGRVGNSGELVYCGTKAALMASSKALAREVARFNIRVNCVAPGPVQTDLLLGLHEGEKGKKIMEAVAKMIPMKRLGLPQDVADVVAFFVSDDARYLTGQVLSVDGGLTMIG, translated from the coding sequence ATGAGTTTAGGCGGTAAGAACGCAATCATCACAGGTGGTGCGAAAGGAATAGGAAAAGCTATCGGTATGAGGCTCGCATCTGATGGTGCGAACATTGGAATTCTTGACCTCGATAGAGATTTGGCAGAAGAGACTGCAAAAGAGATAAGGCAAAAAGGCGTGGAAGCGATGCCGATCAAATGCGACGTCACCGACTACGCACAGGTAAAACAGTCCGTCGAATCATTTGTTGCCAGATTTCAGACTATCGACATTCTCATCAACAATGCTGGTATGGACAGATCTGCGTTTTTCATCGATACGGATCAAACCCTCTGGGACAAAATGATCAGCGTAAACTATAGAAGCTTCTTGAACGCTACTCATGTGTGTATCCCTTACATGATAGAGAAGCAAACAGGCAATATCGTCAGTCTTGGTTCAGACGCCGGCCGCGTAGGCAATAGTGGCGAACTCGTGTACTGCGGCACCAAAGCTGCCTTGATGGCCAGTTCCAAGGCACTGGCGAGAGAAGTAGCAAGATTTAATATCAGAGTCAATTGCGTCGCACCCGGGCCCGTACAGACTGACTTGCTCCTCGGCCTGCATGAAGGGGAAAAAGGGAAGAAGATTATGGAGGCTGTCGCGAAGATGATCCCTATGAAGAGACTCGGACTTCCTCAGGATGTTGCCGATGTCGTGGCTTTCTTCGTGAGTGATGACGCGAGATACTTGACCGGCCAG